From the Microplitis mediator isolate UGA2020A chromosome 6, iyMicMedi2.1, whole genome shotgun sequence genome, one window contains:
- the LOC130670104 gene encoding uncharacterized protein LOC130670104 — translation MGRDSRKVSRELRSSEKINKSRSVKRKNVFNPKTAERDESIQSTSSKKLKQNTEDDVPEDSSTEFRIINFIQVFTAISALIKCKKCDGNVVFQTASTRGLGFKIVVACNNCGNEYIPSCSFVGHSYEINRRFIFVMRILGIGYEGLCKFCGLMDMPSFLDKSTHTILLKQILNCSKAVAETFMTKAVNEEKQAMPTTENEDINHLTVSGDGTWQKRGYTSSFGVSSIIGYFTGKILDINIKSAYCKLCEYWKKKTNTVEFEEWYQSHEDVCSANHQGSSGKMEVDAMVEMFSYSETKYGVKYANYIGDGDSKTYSGIIKSDPYENTTVNKKECIGHVQKRMGSRLRTLKSKQKGLGGRGKLTGKLIDKLTVYYGLAIRRHCDSIENMKSAIMATFYHYGSSDEKPNHDMCPKGEESWCSYQRAEARGELDTFSHDYSPLPSDVLKAIKPIYEDLSNENLLSRCVGGFNQNNNESFNQLVWKICPKTVNTSFTIVQIAAYVAMCIFNEGINSLLVLMNTLGLNCGPNSHRYAERMDAARIKVADKRANDNTREGRLQRRHQQIDILEAAMSAEELLYGPGIDDSV, via the exons atgggacgtgattctagaaaggtttcaagagaacttcggagttctgaaaaaattaataagtcgcgttcagtcaaaagaaagaatgtttttaatccgaaaacagccgaacgtgatgaaagtattcagagtacatcttctaaaaaattaaaacaaaacactgaagatgatgtacctgaagacagcagtactgaatttcgaataataaattttattcaggtattcactgcaatttctgctcttataaaatgtaaaaaatgtgatggaaatgtagtgtttcaaacagcaagtacacgtgggctgggattcaaaattgtagttgcatgtaataactgtggaaatgaatatattccttcctgttctttcgttgggcattcttatgaaataaacagacgtttcatttttgtaatgagaatactaggaataggatacgaaggattgtgcaagttttgcggcctgatggacatgccgtcttttttagataaatctacgcatacaattttactgaaacagattttgaattgtagtaaagccgtcgcagaaaccttcatgacgaaagctgtgaatgaagaaaagcaagcaatgccaacaactgaaaatgaagatataaatcatctaactgtatcgggagatggaacctggcaaaaacggggatatacatcgtcatttggagtttcttctataattggctattttactggaaagattcttgacataaacattaaaagtgcatattgtaagctatgtgagtattggaaaaaaaaaacaaatactgttgagttcgaggaatggtatcaatcgcatgaagatgtgtgttctgctaatcatcaagggtcttctgggaaaatggaggtggatgcgatggtcgaaatgttttcgtattctgaaactaaatatggagttaagtatgccaactatattggtgatggtgactccaagacctattcaggaattataaaatcagatccttacgaaaatacaactgtaaataaaaaggaatgtatagggcatgtccaaaagcggatggggagtcgattacgtacgctgaagagtaaacaaaaaggtcttggtggtcgaggtaagctcacaggaaaattaatagacaaactaactgtgtactatggtttagcaatacgccggcattgtgattctattgaaaatatgaaatctgctataatggcaaccttttatcactacggctcgagtgatgaaaaaccgaatcatgatatgtgtccaaaaggcgaagaatcttggtgctcttaccagcgcgctgaagcaagaggagagcttgataccttttctcacgattattctcctttaccttctgatgttttaaaagctatcaagcctatatacgaagatcttagtaatgaaaatttactttcaagatgtgtaggtggattcaatcagaataataatgaaagctttaaccaactagtatggaaaatatgcccaaaaacggtaaatactagttttactatcgtacaaatagctgcatacgttgctatgtgtatatttaatgagggtataaattcattattagtcttgatgaatacacttggacttaattgtgggcctaattctcatcggtatgcagaaagaatggatgctgcacgtatcaaagtagcagataagcgcgctaatgataacacccgagaaggtcgattgcaacgtaggcaccagcaaatcgatattttggaagctgctatgtcggctgaagagctattatatggtccaggaatagatgactcagt atga